ATAGGCTACTACTATACGGGTTATTCCCTATGATTAAAAGATTTATGTTTATTGTTTGCCATGTGATCCAGTGGTTTTATAGGTTACCGGTGCATTCATGTTTGATTGGTGGTCACAATGACCACATCGTTAGTGGTATGGATCACCTGGGATTTAAATTTGGTTGGGCCATTAGCGATGACAGTATGCGTACTTCATCATGGCATCGATGTCTTACTACAAGTCCTAAGGGACAACGCCAACTCTACCAAGAATGGGTTAAGAGCCTAGGTAAACCATCTAGAGTTAAACTATGACATGTCCACTTTAAATATCATATATTATAACTATAGTGCATCATTATGATACTTATgcaatttaacataatattacaTGTTATGTTGTTACTTGTGATTTGTAAACCTTTTTTTGTTAACAGCCGAGTTTACCATTTGATAATATGATTACTTCGTGTTCTATTACTTACTAAGTAATAAAATTATGCTTTAGCTTTTCACGTGTAAAACATGCATCGTTTTATAAATGGTTTGTTATGTGACGATGGATTCGAAGAAGAATGAATCTTTGTTTCACCAGGCTCTGGAGGACTTAGCTAGTTTGATCTTTGAAAAGATGGATCCAGGTTTGTCAGACTATATGTGGTCGCATTTGGGGAAGTAGGCAATCTCATAAagttcttattatttatttatcacttGGAGGATTGACTGGGTACTGTTAATTATAACCCTATCATCGAGGTTATTGAGGATTGTGATAAGACTTATGATGATCTTGATCGGTTAAACTTTTGGTATAGTATAGTTGAGCTTATTTAGCTTTAGACGAATTTAGACTTGGTTTGTAATATTTAACTATTCGATTTGATGATTGGTCTTAGACTAAGACACTGGAAGATTACGTCATGTTATGTTATGATGTTTTAGAATTGcttttgtgtttatttattgTAGGTATAATTAGTggctaaaacaaaaaattagtttattaactcactaaaacaaaaaattcaaacagcTGCATCATCTACTTACATCAATGACCATCTAATATAtctcatatacatatatatatacaaaaattcTACAGGTACCGTATGCGAAATATTCACTGATATTCAAATCAAGGTTCACAAATCTCTAagggacccaaaaaaaaagaaaggaaaactgCTGCCGTTTAGAACAAAACATAAGACTATTGgcttagaaaagaaataaacctAGAGAAGTTGATCTTTGtcattcaaactataacaaacaTCGGGCAGTGGACACTTAAAAAAGTAAACCAGTTTCAGTTCCAACATCCATAGAAACACACAATTCACCTAGAACCACCCCATAGCATGGTTAGGAGTTCCCTTCTGTACTGAAGCTATGAGAAGATCTTTCAAGCGCCACGGAACAATTGCCTTCCCTCAAACACATCTGTTATAAAGCAAGTTCATTGACCTTGCAGATAAATATCATTTTGGAAATCGATCGGTATCTACATAGAGAGAGCAAGCAATTAAGGAAATAACATGACCCAAAAGAATCTGTAGATTATTGATTAATGGAAATGAAAACATATAACATTGCCCTAATGCATGCATGAATTTAATCTTCAGAGAAAGTTGATATTACTTGAGAACTTTATTTAATTGGTAGAAGTACAAATGAGTATGCCTCACAAGctgtcttctttctttcttggacCTCTCATCAAACTGTAAATTTAACTCAAGGAGTCCCTTTGGGGGTGTAATCTGCATTTCTCTTCTGTTCTTATCACCACCTGGAACAATTGCTTCAACAAATGAAATATACACAAGGttataaaaaaatgagactCCATATCAAATGATTGCACTCCCAAGGGGCTAGATTTAAGGTAAAAgatataatcaatttttttttttctttctttctttaacgACGATGAACTCTTTCAAAGCAAAGTCACTCCGTTACCCAACCCTATTGGGAAAACCTCTTATTCATCATTACAATGTGCAAAATCGGAGAATAAAAGTAAAACAACATAAAGCAAAAGACAGAAAAAATGGTGATTTGTGTACACGGCTAGAACATCTAATCTAGTGTAAATGATATCATTACTTGAACGGCAAAGCCACTGAAACAAGCATCTGACTAATTGGCGCTAGTTTCCCCTAGTAAATGTCTGTACAACAAAATGGATGAGAATTATAACTGCCTGCATGTGACACCCAGATATTTTAGGGCAAAGGAGCATTGTACCAGGAGAAAAATGATAAGATCCATATATACCAATCATGTCACCCAGATTTCTTTGTCTAAGAAAAATAATCTCCAACTGTCAAGAACACGTGTTCCCCCAATACCAAACTAAAAGGAGGCAGATTTTCGATGCAACTGAAAGTTATCTGCAgaagaaaaaaggggaaaaagaaagaaaataagacaaatacTATAATTTTCAGTCAAACTTCTTTTGATAGTCACTCAAGCACATACACCTAGAAGCACAAACAAACCTTCTCATTCCCATGTTGAAACTCAGACTTCAAAATTGAATGATCCCTCAGTTGCAAATAAGCCTGCAGACCTCGAACAAATTTTATATTTCCTGCAaccattgaaaaatattttgtcagagagggagagggagaggatgaggaaaaggagaaagaaaaaaaaattcatagtaGGAACAAAAATGTATAGGGATTCCAAATTGCATAGTGTAAGAATGGCATCTAAATTGAACATCAGTGTGGGTCTTGTCAAGGTGATGACAAAGGACATGCCAGAAATCCCAAGGAAACTCTCCTCACAAACAATGACCTGCAATTTccacatgtgagaaacacaaaTATATGAATAACACCATACGCTAGACCATTGTCAGAAGGCAAAATTGCATTTAAAATCGACATCGTTCTTtcacccatttttctttttcataaatattcttGCATGATATGCCATTAGTGGAACCATACGCTGGACCACTATCAGAAGGCAAATTTGATTTAAAACTGACATTGTTCTTTCACCCACTTTCCTTTTTCATAACTATCCTTGCATGGTATGCCATTAGTGGAATGATATTTATGCTATATTTGGAACTATTTATCCCAGGAATGGGGAAGAAGAAACAGAAGCCAAGAGATAATTGCTTATGCATCCAACTTTGATGTTTTATAGCAGACTGTCCTCCAAAAAGTTGCTTCAagatttatatatttcataggAGTGTAACTTTTTAAGAACATtgcaaatataaaatactaagaaagAAAGATTATCAGGACTCTTCAAACTTTACTGCCGGTGATGGCATCATGGCAGAACGAAAAAACTAGAAGAAACTGCGGTGACAAAGTTTCATGGTCTAATCTAACAAACAGACCATGAAGGTAATAAAAGGGATAAACCATGGATTCAATTTAAAATACtccaataaaagaaaacagacCATGggttcaattttaaaaaaatgataaacccATAGGATGAGatgaatttacaaaagaaatttgtaaaaaaatgtcTTTAAATTGATGTTAATTTAGTTCATCAACTCAAGCCAACGGTACAAAGAAAGAAGTGCAGCTCTCATAATGAAAAAACTAAGCATTGGGTACTTATTAGATAATTCTCCTACTCACATTATCTTTAGAGTAAATAGTCCGCCGTAATTTAACGACAAGATCATATGAtgaaaattcaaagaaattaGAGCTCACCCCACAAACGACATCATTCACAAACTGTCAAATTCtacatgttaaattaccatttgtctcaaaagcttaagcttataagaaggagtaaatttaatcacttaattaatactttaacactctcacTCACTTGTGGGTTCAAACtacattttaataggtgaggctcaacatatgaaatatttaattgaaattgggaTAAATGACGTAGTTAAGGTTCAAACTAAAGACTTTTtagctctgatatcatgttaaaccACAACTTTTCCTAAAAGCTTGAGCTTATAAGAAGAGATAAAACTCACTTGTGAGTTCAAACtacattttaataggtgaggtccaatacgtgaaatatttaattgaaattgggaTAAATGACGTAGTCaatgttcgaactcaagacctttagctctaatatcatgttaaaccACCACTTTCCCTAAAATCTTAAGTTATAAAAAGAGGTAAacttaatcacttaatcaacaCTTTAACGCTGCAAAAGATACCTTCTATTCTAATAAACCAAAATTGAGACATGAAAGAAAAAACCTCAGTGAAAATAATAACATAACAACAAAGCTATGTACTAGAGCATAAAGCCTAAACTTCATTTACAACAACCAACCTCAACATGGCAGGCCCTATACGAAAGCAGGATAACCTAGGGGCATGCTCTCCTTCACTAAATTAATTCCAAATAGGCAAATAATTGCATTCACGACCACGCCTTATAGAGCTCTTAATTTCCTTCCAATTCCACACTATTCTAATTTCTAAAAGAACAAACCTCCAAAATTACAGTGGGCTCACCCCAACGAGACCCTCCTAAACACTCATAACCCACCCTATTGTATTTACACTATTTCTTTAGAAAATCCCACCAGCAAGAGAACAACAAGGAAACAGCCCCCGGCCCCCCACAAGGTTCAACCATGATATCTTCTCGTATTCCCCATCAAATAACGCAAACCAACAACTCACTTACAAAGATTAAGGCAAGTTGAACAAAGAAGTTTGTAACATTCAACCTCATGGACCTCATGGAGGTCTGGTCATCAGAAGCCTCAAATCAAGTAAAAAGGTTAATCATGTTCACAAAGAACCTATGACCCAGTCGGGTTCAGAGGTAGTCGGCTCGACACAGATCTCTAGAAAATGAGGATCCATCTATCTATGcagaaaattaaaggaaatgGCCAAACTCAAAAAGAGCGAAATTGCAAAATTTGGAGTCCAGATAGTCAATATACCACAACTTTCTTTGAAACAAAACTTGGTTCCGGTATGTATACGAAGACGAAGACGAATACGAAGATGAACAGACATACCAGAATCTGAGACCCAATGATCGCTCAAAGAGTGACATAGCGGTTTCCTACTGCGAGATTTTGAGAAGAACAGCTACTCCTTTTCACCCATTGCAAAGATAGAAACGAGCAGAACTGATTTTTTGccctttcatctctctctcgctctctctctctctctctctctctcttcagcgACTGAAGGCACGAGATTTCTGGCTGAAAATCCAGCGGACTGATAGAGTTGGTTCAAAACGATCGTGTCCTCTCACTTCTCAAAAGATCACACGACGCCGCTTGAGAATGTAACGTTGGCGTCACATTTCACACGTGCGGGCGCACTCATTGTCTTTTATACACGCTTTCGTACTATCTCGAAAGGACCAGTGCCGGTGTGTGGCGGTTCGTCGAGCCCTAAATTAGCCAAAGCCTCAGGCTCAGCCAGCGATGGACAAAGAAGAAGACCCTCGGAATGGGGACGATCACGTCACCGCCACCAAGAAGCCCAAGCTCATACGCTTCATTACAGACTCGGAGCTCCGATCCGAATTCTCCCACCACGAAGCGGGGGTCGCCCGGATCAACAACGGGAGCTTCGGGTGTTGCCCCGGCTCGGTTCTCGCGGCCCAGCGATCCTGGCAGCTCCGCTTCCTCCAACAACCGGACCACTTCTACTTCTCCACGCTCCGGCCCAACCTCCTCCGCTCACGCGCCCTCATCCAAACCCTAATCAACGCCCACCACATCGACGAGGTCTCCCTCGTCGACAATGCCACCACCGCCGCCGCCATCGTCCTCCAGCAAATCGGCCGCCGCTACGCCCACTACCGAAACGACACAGTCGTCATGTTCCGCTGTGCATTCCCGGCCGTCAAGAAATCCATCCAAGCGTACGTCACCCGCGCCGGAGCCTCCGTCGTCGAGGTCGACCTCCCGTTCCCGGTGAGCTCGAACTCGGAAATCATCGCCGAGTTTCGGAAAGGACTATCCAGAGCAAAATCCGACAGCCGGAAGGTCAGACTGGCCATAATCGATCATATCACGTCGATGCCGTCGGTTGTGATTCCGGTTCGCGAACTCGTCCATATCTGCCGAGAAGAAGGAGTCGAACAGGTCTTCGTCGACGCCGCGCACGCTATCGGAAGCGTGCCCATCGACGTTCAGCAAATCGGAGCGGATTTCTACGTGAGCAACCTCTACAAATGGTTCTTCGCGCCACCCTCTGTCGCGTTCCTCTACTGCCGAAAATCGAACCCGTCCTCCTGCGAAACACACCACCCGGTGGTCTCTCACGAGTACGGGAACGGACTCCCCGTCGAGAGCTCGTGGATCGGGACTCGAGACTACACTCCCCATCTCGTCGTCCCGGCGATCCTGGAGTTCGTGAATCGGTTCGAGGGCGGAAGCGAGGGGATCATGAGAAGAAACCACGAGGAGGTGGCGAGGATGGGGAAAATGCTGGCGGAGGCCTGGGGGACGAGCCTGGGGTCGCCGCCGGAGATGTGTGCGAGCATGATGATGGTGGGGTTGCCGTCGAAACTGCACGTTTCGAGCGACGATGATGCCACGAGACTGAGGTCCCATTTGAGGGACAAGTACGGCGTTGAGGTACCCATATACCATCGTGCTCCCAAGAATGGGGAGAGTGAGAGCGAGCCAAGGGATGAGCATGGGTTGATTACGGGTTATGCAAGGATTTCACATCAGGTTTATAACAGAATTGAGGATTATTATAAGTTTAGGGATGCCATTAATCGGATTATTTTGGAGGAGACAAATTTGATGGAATGAGAAAAGGTTTGATTTCCTTTTGCTCTCGGTTTTCCTCTACTCCGATGAACTTTGCATAAACTGCTGAGAATCTGTTTTGATTAGAATTCTATTAACTTTTTAGGCAGAAAGAAGATGTCCTTGAATCCCTTTAGTGGGCTGATATTTTATTTGTATGCATGCATGTGGCTGTGGATTCCCTTGAGCTTTCACTTTCAGTGTGCTATATATATCTGCTATGTATATAAACTCTCTGCATGCAATTACATGATGCCTTTGAATTGTTTAATACGcttagaaaatctgtttttaaTTCATCGAAAAttcacaagtttttttttttttttttttctttctttttttcagcaGATATGGTAGCAGTAGCAGCCTTCCATGGAATAACATCCGTGTTTAACAAGTCTGCTGATTCCTGAGGCTTCACTCAGTTTCTAAACTACAGATTTTTGGTAGTGGTAGACACCAAGCCAAAGCTTGTGGAGATTGTTGACATATGCTTATTGGAACTGAAAAAGGGGTTTCTTAAGAACTTGTCAGCATTCTCTTGCCAATTCAGCCGGAGTCAACcgaatttaattttatttcttcatGATTCATCAGTAAACTCTAGTTGCTGACttgttttttcttatatatatatatatatatatatatatatatatatgcacacatGTGGTTGCTGCCTTGGCATTTAGAATATGAGCCTACCTCATAGATTCTCCATGCATTATTCAATGTATTTGGTTTTCCCCTCCCTACCATAACACCTGCATTTCTCCTTTGTTTGTATGACTCTTGTCTTTGTTTGTATGACTCTTGTccaccaagaaagaaaaaatgcagAGGTAAATTGAAGAGTCTGTCAGAACAGGGAGACAGACAGAATTTTCAGGTAATGTCTTTTCTTATTGTCCAATGCTTGCCATTGCAAACCTCAATCCCTCTGGCCAATGTCCCCAAATTGCCTGTTTATTTTCTACCATCAGTTCCATTACTCCCGTGAGCTATGATTCACAAAGCTAAGTAAGTGTTTGTCTGCTGTTTGGTTTAGACTGAAAATGTGTAATCATAACATTCAAATATTCACTCTAGGCTTTGCATAAATCGTCTCAAAGCTTTTTTCATCCTCATTCAACTATGCAAGCCCATATAGTATCCCATCCCACTTCAAGAAAATCGCATTCTTCTCATATTTTATCAAGCATTTTTCGAAGGTAGATGTTTCTCATCTCTCAGAAAGATTTTTGAATGCCATGGAATTCAATTTCCTAGTACGACCCACATAGGAATTTCAAGATGAGTGCCCCAACAAGCACCTCCAGGAATTCGTCGGATTATCAGTGCAAGAAAGGATATCATGGAAATGGTTACTTAAAAAGTAGGCGTATCCCCTCAAATTATCTTCTCGTTATCAATGTCTCATTCAGATTTAATCTGATTGAGTCAAATGTTTTTCCAAATTACCATGATTTGTCAATGTCCCAAGgccaataaaaagataaaaataatcttaattttttatttcaaaaggcTCTTTAAGTACACTTCTTTGCAATCTCTAGACATAATCTCATAGTCGTTGGTTGGGATGCAGCCTACATAAAACCCTTTACTACATGTTACATTATGATAGCTCTGGACAAACAATGGACGTCCTTGTCACAACAAACCAATCTCCCAGCCAATATTACATGTTCATCGGTCCTTACTAGTgaggggcggagggaggggaGGTCCAGAGAGGTCAAAGGTCCACCCTCACCTCCCAaaaatttctcttcctctttgtgatttttttttgaatatcttTGTTGCCCACCTTCAAATCACTCATTATAGggcaaatattttttcaggagACTGAGATTTACGACTTAAACCAACGATTTGTCACAATTTTGTAAGTTTTGGTAAATAAGATCGCACAAAGGCCATATTATTTCAGTTCATAATATTCAAGACgaaactaaggttgaagatgaacaTTCCATTTCACAAAACGCATCGTTTGGTTTAAGTATATGGAAGATTTTACAAAACACAttgtttcatttatttgctGGATGTTGTTGTTGCCTAAGTGACACCGTTTGGTCCTTTTGCTTGTCTTACCTATTGGTTTATTCTTAgacttaggcctcgtttgattTACGGAACTAGTATTCCATTggaaaatagaataattattacccggaataaaataaagtggcatggaatagttattcatacTCTTTTAGTTTAGTAAtaattcatatattttaattgaaattcaatCAAAGCTTAAAAAACTcaacattatttttttgaaaaaaaaaaaagtaaaaaaactcaaataataaaaaaataaaaaaataaatgaaaactagtgggtggccgaccacccattgagGTCGTCGGGTCACACCCAAATACTCATCAGGCCACCCTCAACGACGCTTGGGGATGGTGCGACCACCCTAACTCCATATGTGGCTGTCCGACCATCCATTAGGGTGGTCGCCACTGTGTAaagtgggttttgatttttgatttttgatatatatatatatatatatatatatatatatatatatatttaaaaaaaaaaagtcgagagaaaatagaaaataataagtagtttttttctggaaaatgttgtctattcttaaaaaaatagctattcctctttttttttttagaggaatatgtattcctcttcgtaagggaatagttattccactGTGAATAACTATTTCAATGAATAGATCCCTATCAAACATAATTATTCAATTTCAAGGATctattctgcaaaccaaacaaggccttaaAGAGCTAAAGTGACACTGTATTATCTGTGTGTCGTGATCATGTGAAAGACTAAAAGGCCAACTGgccaattgataatttgatatcaATGAGATATGACGCCATTTCATGAGACTTGAGAGgctaatttgttttgttttttttgtttttatttgggaaaagtacacatactcctctcaaactaccacttaattgtcaatgtaccctctaaactaccaattgtgtcaatgtcccccctcaaactaccaaaaaatgtcagtcccctctaagaccaacaaaaagacaaaaatgaccctaattttttttttcaataagacaaaaatgtccgtataaattcaaaaaaaaaaaaaactgaaacttaaaaattaaaaaaaaaaaattatttaaaaaaacaaattaaataaaaaaaacaaaaaggaatttttttttttttttaaaaaaaaaaaatcaaacaaagaaaataattgaaaattataataacaattttttttaaagaaaaaggaaaaataaaataaaaatcggttttttattaaattaaaaaaaaaacaatttttttttaaaaaaaaaacaattttttttttaaaaaaataaacgaaaaaataactgaaaattattattttttttttttaaaaaaaacaaacgaaaaaaaacagtttttaatcttttaaattttttttggaataaatttttgttattttatatttttttagttttttattttattttaataattttattaagggtatttttgtcattagagtaacattgacattttttggtagtttaggggggtagattgacacaattggtattttggggggtacattgacaatgagatagtagtttgagggggttatgtgtacttcttcctttttatttctttttttgtaaaataaaattttatgagCAACACTACAATAGCAATAAAATTTTATGAGCAACACTACAATAGCCAACAACCGACTTTGACTCTTTGacctttttttactttttttttaaaggaaccACCATTAGAGACATTAGAACTAGGTATATtagtattatattttttttaatatttttaattaacttcataaaaaaaaattgactcccgtgaaccaaaatcctagctcGGTCACCACTAGTGACTATAGGTTTGATAAGAGCATTGCCAGGATATTTCATCCATATAAATtgctcttctttctttatttatttaattttatgacTTGATTTGCTGCCATGGCATTAACATTGGGTTTTGACATGAACGCAAATGACAATAtgacaaattattaattttgacgATAAAATAACAAAGGAATTTATTCAAAACTTGGGCAAAGCAAAgattaaattcaaattaaatataaatttagagactaaatataatttttccttcaAATATAATTGGCTATCTACATTTAATTAGTCAATCTTGTAAACCATTCAAAGGACACAACACCAAATTTTACttaggaaaaaaatacaatttagccttcCAAACTATCACattttctccggatggccccacAAATTATCAAGACTTGCATTTTGgctccttaaactaccaaaacctttgaaaaatgtcattttttgtgaaatatccccataatacctctgcaacgtgtcatttttcaattaaaaaaataaaaaaataaactaaaattttagggttaaatacattttagcctCCCAAAATACTACTATTTCTTTGGATGGCCCCCCGAACTACTAATGCTTGGATTCTGGCTCTCCAAACTactactttttgattttttggccacatccgtccatttatgtcGTTAATGCCAACGGAAACTGGGTCATGTACACGGCACGTGGTCCTTTTAgcccaaaaacccgaaaatacccctccttcTACATTCTGAAATTCCcactgataagtcttgaattattcgattcaagaccccttaatttgcatttgttaaacctagttcgtattgtatatataacgttttgttgtagtttttgtgttttatcttattttcaggtcttagttgaaatctaattcaaaactcttgaattagacctggaaatacatcaag
Above is a genomic segment from Alnus glutinosa chromosome 12, dhAlnGlut1.1, whole genome shotgun sequence containing:
- the LOC133851280 gene encoding L-cysteine desulfhydrase yields the protein MDKEEDPRNGDDHVTATKKPKLIRFITDSELRSEFSHHEAGVARINNGSFGCCPGSVLAAQRSWQLRFLQQPDHFYFSTLRPNLLRSRALIQTLINAHHIDEVSLVDNATTAAAIVLQQIGRRYAHYRNDTVVMFRCAFPAVKKSIQAYVTRAGASVVEVDLPFPVSSNSEIIAEFRKGLSRAKSDSRKVRLAIIDHITSMPSVVIPVRELVHICREEGVEQVFVDAAHAIGSVPIDVQQIGADFYVSNLYKWFFAPPSVAFLYCRKSNPSSCETHHPVVSHEYGNGLPVESSWIGTRDYTPHLVVPAILEFVNRFEGGSEGIMRRNHEEVARMGKMLAEAWGTSLGSPPEMCASMMMVGLPSKLHVSSDDDATRLRSHLRDKYGVEVPIYHRAPKNGESESEPRDEHGLITGYARISHQVYNRIEDYYKFRDAINRIILEETNLME